In the Malania oleifera isolate guangnan ecotype guangnan chromosome 1, ASM2987363v1, whole genome shotgun sequence genome, one interval contains:
- the LOC131159099 gene encoding rho GTPase-activating protein 5-like translates to MTEVLQSPSHFPSPSSSSAVPRAALTPNDRIDGLRHQQPHTHIGHNLISTPNSSSVDGDRARDQEEDEEVEEEEEEEEEEEEEEVRRRGRGRRRKERDGEGDQVSLLALLVTVVRKSWITCTAESQELSKMEIGLPTNVRHVAHVTFDRFNGFLGLPVEFEPEVPRRPPSASTSVFGVSTESMQLSFDSRGNSVPTILLLMQKRLYAQGGLQAEGIFRINADNSQEEYVRDQLNSGVVPDGVDVHCLAGFIKAWFRELPTGVLDSLSPEQVMQSQSEEECARLMRFLPPTEAALLDWAINLMADVAELEHVNKMNARNVAMVFAPNMTHMADPLTALMYAVQVMNFLKTLIMKTLRERKDCIIETATISHLEPSDGSGHHGSSQPFLGVAQEANEGNDEEQSFVAEEPPVGSPHDSAEDYPTAESEDNLVSTENFMAGGNGSLVDNGPGEVPAQANALTGMPKDGGFNGTNRGTQTNNRKTRKGQSSNLNLKKGHRKLIEQPVRTMGSMEKSKGSSIVSRINSSTERIEAWR, encoded by the exons ATGACGGAAGTGCTCCAATCCCCATCTCACTTCCCTTCGCCTTCAAGCTCCTCCGCTGTACCACGTGCAGCACTCACACCCAATGATCGTATTGATGGCCTACGCCACCAACAACCCCATACCCATATCGGCCATAACCTTATTAGCACTCCCAATTCGTCTTCTGTAGACGGAGACAGAGCCCGAGACCAGGAAGAGGATGaggaagtagaagaagaagaagaagaagaagaagaagaagaggaagaagaagtaAGACGAAGAGGAAGAGGGAGACGGAGAAAGGAGAGGGACGGTGAGGGAGATCAGGTGTCGTTGTTGGCACTGTTGGTGACTGTTGTGAGGAAGTCTTGGATTACCTGCACGGCGGAGAGTCAAGAGCTCTCCAAGATGGAGATTGGCTTGCCCACAAATGTGAGGCATGTTGCGCATGTCACCTTTGATCGCTTCAATGGTTTTTTGGGTCTGCCGGTCGAGTTTGAGCCCGAAGTTCCCAGGAGGCCTCCCAGTGCCAG TACAAGTGTTTTTGGAGTTTCAACAGAATCCATGCAGCTTTCTTTTGACTCTAGAGGGAACAGTGTGCCCACAATACTCCTGCTGATGCAAAAACGCTTGTATGCACAAGGAGGCTTGCAG GCAGAAGGGATCTTTAGGATTAATGCTGATAATAGCCAAGAGGAGTATGTTAGGGACCAATTAAACAGTGGAGTGGTGCCTGATGGTGTTGATGTTCATTGCTTGGCAGGTTTTATAAAG GCCTGGTTTAGAGAACTCCCAACTGGAGTGCTGGATTCCCTCTCACCGGAGCAGGTAATGCAATCCCAATCAGAAGAGGAGTGTGCTCGGCTCATGAGGTTCCTTCCTCCAACAGAAGCTGCTCTGCTGGATTGGGCAATAAACTTAATGGCTGATGTAGCTGAACTGGAACATGTAAACAAGATGAATGCACGCAATGTTGCCATGGTGTTTGCACCAAACATGACTCAT ATGGCAGATCCCTTGACAGCATTGATGTATGCAGTTCAAGTGATGAATTTTCTCAAGACTCTTATTATGAAGACACTTCGAGAAAGAAAAGACTGTATAATAGAAACGGCTACCATTTCTCACCTAGAGCCTTCTGATGGGAGTGGACATCATGGTTCTTCACAACCCTTTCTCGGGGTGGCCCAGGAGGCCAATGAGGGAAATGATGAGGAGCAATCCTTTGTTGCTGAAGAACCTCCTGTTGGAAGCCCTCATGACTCTGCCGAAGATTACCCCACTGCTGAAAGTGAAGATAATTTGGTTTCCACCGAAAATTTCATGGCTGGTGGAAATGGATCATTGGTAGACAATGGCCCTGGTGAGGTTCCTGCTCAAGCTAATGCGTTAACCGGTATGCCCAAAGATGGTGGTTTTAATGGTACAAATAGAGGAACTCAAACGAACAATCGTAAAACTAGAAAGGGCCAATCAAGTAATTTAAATCTCAAGAAGGGACATAGAAAGCTTATTGAGCAGCCTGTTCGGACAATGGGATCTATGGAGAAGAGCAAGGGAAGCAGCATTGTTAGCCGGATAAATTCCAGCACAGAGAGGATTGAAGCTTGGCGGTAA